CTTGTTGTTGTTGGCGCCCCGGCAGGCCAGGCTAACTCCAGTAGACACTAACTCAGTGAAACTCACCAGATATTTTCACCATTCAGGAAGTAATTAAAAGTGTCTGGAACCCCAAATCCTCAGCCATCATTTCTGTAGTGAAGCCCAGGGGCAGAAACATAAGGCATTTAGCATGGCCTGGGAGTAAATATAGCAACCTATGAGCCAGGTACAGCATACTGTAtctgtaaaaaaaacattttaaaagaaGTTTGTTAATAGTTAATAGCTATGTTGTTCTAGGTATGGTGTCTGTTATTCACTGGATGATCAATCTATTCCAGTTGGACAGGTGATGGTGGTGATTCATGCATAATTTGTATAGCCAAACTCCTGTTATTATGCAATGCATCCTGATGAATTCTGTCAGTAACTCTTaacactctgtctctattctctatcctcaTCCCTATCTCTCTAGTTGAGTTTCTGCTAAAATGTCCTGGCAAACAATAGGCAGGACAGTCTGAGTTACAGCATACTGGTGGCTATACATTTAAATCTGttctcacaacaacaaaaaagggcATTCCGCTCACAAGCCACCCACATCCCATCTGTTCTGATCAGCTTCCCTGAGATTAATTCTTCTCATACCCTGTTGCTTGTTGGTGCCTTTGTTAATGATGCAGTTTTTATTTCTCAGTCCAATTAATTTCTCTATTTCCCCAGATGAAGGGAGACAAAGGATCTTTCAACAAAGTAATTGCTCATTAAAATTCCGAGCTTTTTGTCTGTGTCACGCGTTCACACGTAAGCACACGCTCGCAAACCCACACACGCACGCTTCTCactcatgcatacacacacacacacacacacacacacacacacacacacacacacacacacacacacacacacacacacacacacacacacacacacacacacacacacacacacacacacacacacacacacacacacacttagtagTATGCCCACTCTCAGTAACTGCATGGCAAGCATCCATCTTGTCTTCAAGAAACTGCCCAACTACTTATAAACATTAAGTGTATATGTAatttgcaaaaatattcttaACAGCAAGAAACAGGTGTGTGGGCCAACGTATTTAACGGCTCTGCATGAGTTCAAACAGCGGGTTTTGACCAGAGGCAGCGCCTCCTCTTGACAACGCTTCGCTCCGCTTGAAATTTGCACGAAGTAGAAAAGAGCTGAACTTTTTCTACCACTCCGCTAGCAGGGTTTCGCCGCTCACCTTCCCACAATCCCCCGCAAATTTCTCTGCGTGCCCTTGTTGAAAATGAATGAGGGAGCAACTTCTCCTAACCAAATTCGGTGTTGGTGAAAACACTCTGCAATGCAGTTATTTAATCGTAAAGGTAAATATAAAACAGCATAAATGCGTGGTCATGCGCACTAAATTCATCAAGCATTTACAAGCACCGGTTATAAATGATATTATCTGGTTTTCATAGAGCCGGCATACAAATAATCTAGTCGACATATCAAGTATAAAGTCCAATAACCAAACCTGGATTGCCCTTTGGGCAGTCTCTCCATGTTTTTTTTTGCAGTTGCCTTTTCAGAAAGACAAGCCATTTTGGCCTTCATCCGCACAGAACTGCTGTGCTGGAATGGACATGTCAACCTTTGAAGAAGACAAGTGCAGCAGATGCTCAGGGCTTAGCGGTCCATGCTATATGACGAGCATGGTGGTTCCTGTCCTCAGGCCAGCTGTCCAGTCAATCACAGCATATGGTATATCATTTTACTCATTTCCTTCAACCCTGAAATCTTGTCATCTCGATTTGTAGGAAACAGAACTGAACACCTGTTGCCTTGAGTGAAAGTCCCTGGCGCTTTTTCTGACAAGGAATGGAACTGCACTGGAGTGATGAACAGTAACTAAGAAGTGGAATTACTATTCATTTGGTGCATTTGTTAAGCCGGAATGTGCATTCCAATATAAAACATGTTCATATAAAACATAAATACAAACAATAATTATTCAATCTGAGATAAAGAGTTGAACATCAGAAAGGCACATAAAAAGGTAATCTAGAATTGTATTCATTTGTGATTTCGTGGTCAAAACAGAAGTGTGTTCCACATTTTTCCCACACAAGATTCATGCATGAATGTGGGTAGAGATTCTCTGTCCATTCTGACAAAACCAGCAGGCAGTTGTTCTTAGATCGTGTCCAACCTTGAGCCTTGTGTCATGTCCTCACTAACACAGCAAAAACAGAAGAAAGCCATATCAGGCACCATAGGCTGTCAATGCTGAGTCTAAGGCCTGGTGAGTGTGGTATAGACCGGCTGCTCCCAATTTGAGGTGGGGCTGTGGGGCGGAGGGATGGCTACGCTGTTGATGAGCGGTTTGCCGTAGGGGTGGCGAGAGGAGTGGAAGTAGGGGTACTGATAGAGACCTGCGGGGAAGCTGGAGTAGGCACTGTAGTAGCTGGGGCTCTGGAGGTCTGCATAGTCACACTGGGGGCtgggcagggaggaggaggatgagggggctGCAGAGGAGGGGCCGCCTCCAGAGCTGAGGGAGGTGTAGTCGGGGTGGGGTGGCGAGGAGCTGTGGGAGTGCTGGCTGCTGTAGTGGCTGGGACTCAACTGCTCCGTTTTGATCGGCGTTCTGTGGTGAAGGCCATCACTGTTACTAGAagacgaggaggaagaggggagtgcCGCCTCCGCTCCTGCCCCTTTTGGACCCCAAGGCAAGGCATTGCTGTGGGAGTGGCCGTAGGAGGAGCTGAGGGACCCAGAGGGGGGGTTGGATCCATGACCCCCGTGCCCATGGTCCGGAGGCGCCGGGGCGgagctgtgcttgttgagtggcAGGTACTGGTCGAACTCATGGACGTCAAAGGCATCCATGTTGCTGATGACATCGGTGCTCAGCTCAGAGATGTCCAAGTTGCTGAAGTCGATGTTCTGCCGTCCCCCATCCAGGGGGCGCCGGCCCTCATGTTTCAGCCCAAGATACAGCTCTGTCttgggggtggtggggggtgtGGGGGGACCATGTTGATGGCCTTCAGAAAAGACACAACAGATGCCTAAACATTAGCTATGGCGTACTGACAAAAGAATGTGCCGGAACACCTGAACCAAGGAGAGATAAGTGTTCATACAAGATCTCAATCAGTAAAAAAAAGACCTGGTGACTGACAAACTGCGTGTTGCTATTGAGTATGGATTGTTCTACATTCTTGCACAAATGTATCAAATATGCTGGGAGATCCACTCACCTGTCCGCTCTGGATGATTATGCCCATTCCCCATGGAGATCAGTCTGGCCAGACCAGGTTCAGCCTTGTACATCTGGCCTGGGTGGAATTGGGCCAGCTCAGCCCCGGAGTCGGAGTTACACTGACCTGGCTTGGTGCTCTTCCTTCTCCGGGGTTGGTATTTGTAGTCAGGGTAGTCTTTCTTGTGTTGCACCCTcagtctctctgcctcctccataAATGGCCTCTTCTCGCTTTCAGTGAGCAGGCTGGAAATTGATGACAGGTTGGGTTGAGTTGTGGACTATTACAATGCTGGATGTCACAGTGAatatcattaccatcatcattcTAAACATGCCATGTAAAAATTGGTTAATCATTATGAAAAGGCAAAGTTGTGCACAAATTTTCATGAAACAATACTAGAAAATAAATTAATAAGTAGTATTAATTATTTTGTAACTTGTCAATCTTCACTGCAGATTTTTGGGTTTGGAGCAAAAAAAAATCCATAGTACATCTGTGCCATGTTCTATGCGGCACATTAGGTACGCAAATGTGTACTATACCCCCCATTAAATATATACATTCGGTTATCTCTACTGACCGCCAGAGCTTCCCCAAGGTCTTGCTGAGTTCGGCGTTGTGGAGATGCGGGTACTGGTCAGCTAGTTTCCTGCGCGCCGCCTGCGCCCACACCATGAACGCGTTCATCGGCCGCTTCACATGGGGTTTGTTTTTCAGAGACCGGTCTCCTCGTGTAGGCATCGGTACGAGCGACCAGTCGTATCCGTTAAGCACCTGAGACACTGCGTCTCGGATGCACGCGGGAAACCGTTTATCTTCCTCGCTGGTGTCCATTTTTGGGGTTATCCCGTTGCCGGGCGCCTGTCCATCGGAGCCGGTTGGAGAGAACGGGACGTCCGAATCCGAGTCGTCCTGCGACATCGAGCTGGCGGTTCCCGTTGGACTACATGGATGGTCGCTGAATAACTTACTCTTTTCCTCGGTCATGTTCAGTGAAAAATTGCTTTGGTCTATATTAGCTGCCTGTTGATTGTGCCAAATGCGCATTTTACGCACGGAGCCCTGAGTGAGGAACAATTCAAATGTAAAATCCAAAACGCTTGTCGTGATGTTAATTCTTACCTATCACCCTGTTGTAAATTGTCATATTGGTTATAATGTCCAAACTCTGAAATCTCAGTTTGATActgacacattttgttgtgctaagAGAATGTTGTTGGAATCTGGTTGCGTCCTCACTCCACCCCTCAATATCTTATTGGTTTGTACATACACTGTAGCTCCACTGATTCCTCCCATTTGTGGGAAATATGAGCCAGTGATTTGAAATGTGTGTTATATACATTCTAATAATTAGTTTTGCTGTATAGCCAATGTAAAATTGCTTATATCATTCAGACATTAAAACAGGATACTCGTAGACAAAATGAACATGGTCAGAATTCCAGCTTTATATTCAGATACATTAACTGTGGAAGCATATGTGCAAGGCATGAACTCTATGGACTTGCAACCTCATAGCATAGCTGTTCCGAGCCCCACCTTTCtagctaaaaaaatatatatggggtgatgcctgttttgcatgttattttggcattaattcgtgtcacatatcagtttgaaaACAATGTTAATAAATCCGCATACAAACGTGGTTtcctttttgctttcttgagtaatgcAGCtctaaaatgcaggtgtttcagccgagCTCAGTGGTACCTATGGTGGGGGAGCAGCCAGCTGAAAATACGgagtgtaggggttggtaatgttctcttgTGTTGtcattggctcagtgttctgtcactcatggggacactacgtcaccaccAAATCTAAGGTTAGAGCTAAAAAgacccttgggtgctgccatagagttacattagatgtgcccatccaagaaggctcaagctAAATTGGCCACAGATATAATGACAtcttatctacagtagctttgttggaattttatttaacctttatttaactaggcaagtcagtcaataacaaattattattacaatctactggcaaatcctttttaatcctattcatgtgaagagaaataatgaaaataaattatagatgaaacgtatcggtgctcatcggccattggacataaacattacacaacaagatggaaatcacaaattcaacaatgggtggtttggaaggaatcagtggctaactgcaagtatTGCAACGCAATCACCAGCCTTCTTTTCActtgagtgggtgtgtggtcccaagtctgggATTAACGGTCTATTTTTCAAATTGAataggataaacattcaacattggccattgtgtcaatccagcatgacttttGCCGAGCTCAAAACAACTGGAATCTCAAAACTGGGAAATCTgatttcagtgagttcaagacaactggaaagctccaactgggaaaatatgttttgaacaatcatccaactcggaattgcaagtcgggaactcgggcctctttctagagctccgacctgaagatcactgatcatcatgattcaaccttgttttttcagAGTTGTCTTGAATGCCCCATAAATCCAAAGAatgacagactttgatgacaaagttcgATGACAGAATTTGCTCACAAAGGACCgccgcaccaccttcctgttcaattgagcacaacacaacaaggtgagtccaaaaatgtcttgtattcTGTtgtataaattatgtaatatgccagggagatatgtactgtagctaagaaagaaATACTAAGTGTGTGTTGTTTAGTAAGCTGTTATTAGCTCATGTGCCCCACTAATAATTTGGTCTTGTTTCCCCTCCTAATTTTGCCTACTGAtctaacttggtggtgcacatgtagcctatatcctgttttagagaaatgtaatcatctaatattgtaagagctttcattgtctgcttatatcccctacggttctgacttggtgtacagggagaatagtgaaaaaatggcccatgttctgaattct
This genomic window from Oncorhynchus gorbuscha isolate QuinsamMale2020 ecotype Even-year linkage group LG07, OgorEven_v1.0, whole genome shotgun sequence contains:
- the LOC124039979 gene encoding transcription factor Sox-8-like, producing MRIWHNQQAANIDQSNFSLNMTEEKSKLFSDHPCSPTGTASSMSQDDSDSDVPFSPTGSDGQAPGNGITPKMDTSEEDKRFPACIRDAVSQVLNGYDWSLVPMPTRGDRSLKNKPHVKRPMNAFMVWAQAARRKLADQYPHLHNAELSKTLGKLWRLLTESEKRPFMEEAERLRVQHKKDYPDYKYQPRRRKSTKPGQCNSDSGAELAQFHPGQMYKAEPGLARLISMGNGHNHPERTGHQHGPPTPPTTPKTELYLGLKHEGRRPLDGGRQNIDFSNLDISELSTDVISNMDAFDVHEFDQYLPLNKHSSAPAPPDHGHGGHGSNPPSGSLSSSYGHSHSNALPWGPKGAGAEAALPSSSSSSSNSDGLHHRTPIKTEQLSPSHYSSQHSHSSSPPHPDYTSLSSGGGPSSAAPSSSSSLPSPQCDYADLQSPSYYSAYSSFPAGLYQYPYFHSSRHPYGKPLINSVAIPPPHSPTSNWEQPVYTTLTRP